The nucleotide sequence agtaagctaagaacatgaaataaaagggatacacgccgcagggacagacccacgcggcctgggaataatgcggccctgagggcgctcccagctggaaatgaaacttgaaagatgtcacctgataatgttggggacgaaggggtgttggtgtagcagactcggtgggctgcgggagccgatcctcacgagcccccaggcccaggggcctcaagaggctccggaggcgctggtggctcctcgcggaccatcttcATCTCCACCAGGGCTACGGAATGCCtaacctcttgagcctccaggatggccctcatgaggcacgcggcagccgcgttcggcaagccataaggcatgcgaacgtagctatggggcggaccctcgcagcgtcccacttgcgagggccagagacgctcctgagacgcggctcagttgagccctggtatgtcgatgcagacgcgtagcccaccatcctcgcctggatggggggccacagcgggtaagcggcggctgcctctcatgactcttgactcctgtagctcctgaatggccttgctgacgaactcttgagggtttggccctccttgccttgctccttgagggaaacgtgcttcgaaacacgcctccacgtggtgcccaagcgcctccctcatgaccttggcgaggtcggcggccctccaggggagagcccccgagccctgcctgaggagggcgctgggcgcgcttccctatgcgatggaaggaggttccccctgagcaggcgcgggccctgaggggcctgcctcctgaggggctgggccggacgatgtcttcttcttcttgggggcggctgaggcgccccaggagcttcattgcccgcgcagggcggggtgcagtgcagcgagaaggacggcgtggGGGAGCCCCcaacggcgcggacgagctcggcgactcggtcgagccactcttcgtagacgtcgttgattgggcggtagcgcaggagctcgtttgccgcgataagcgcagctcgagcctccatggccgcgcggggcgcgcgggacgaagaaccagcgggggtgagcgagggtgtagcaGTGCGGCCATCTCGCCTCATGggtggatgctgggacgatgcttgctgctcgttccccgctgggccgatggcggcgttgacggcaggtgacggggaacgacgggggcgcccgcctacgggagccgtttgggtgacgcgggaagcgagggaggctcggcgctcggcgcgagcccaacgagtgtcagacatggatgcgatggttgGAGAAGAACAGGACGACGGAAGGCgaattccgacgcacccctacctagcgcgcaaaatgtcggatttcgggttccggcagacccttgaggttcgaacactggggtgcgcacggagatttcgccctctacctacctgctcctcgccgaatcgcttggatctaaactacgaaagaaacagcacaagagacacagggtttatactggttcaggccaccattgtggtgtaataccctactccagtgtgtggtgtggtggattgcctcttgggccgatgatgaacaatacaaggaagaacagcctcgcgagggtctgttcttggctggtgtgatgaactgctaggaggagttcagtcgctcgctctctctctctctctctctctctctctctctcgattctaGATGTATGCCAGATGCTCGATCCAGCCTCTTGATACCCGatcccctctaccctgggggtggctagtcctatttataggcaaaggccctgggcctctccccaaatattgagcgggaatggcgccaacaattggccattttgaaggggaacatcaagtacacttatcctgactaaagttggtcctcgcctgtcaaaggctctggtggtgacgcctgcttgggctccacaatgacttcctccctgccgttgggctggtcttggtcttgttacaccgaaatggatgcctttgattgatgctctcgcctgcgcttgctccctttgcaccaaagaggaaaggaggacactgcgcgggctggcgcccgactggcgcccttggtcgtcatggcttgcgtcatgggcacctcgcgaggtaccccgccttgaactctccgcctcctcgtgagccagcctgatgaggccgtgcctgaggaagctccttgtcgtccgccccgcgaggcttggcccctcgcgagggtcttgagcttgtgttgatgaagatggtccgcgctgggccccctttgagccacgccgcaggccgcaggcaggcaagtctggggacccccgttcccagaacgccgacagtgggtAATGTGCTGTGTGAAGTCAGTGAGGTATTCTGTCAAGGTCAACATAGAACTCCTAGAAACTTTCTACCCCTCGAGAGGACTACGGCAGGGTGATCTGCTAAGTCCATATTTGTTTTTATTCGTTGCTGAGGGGCTGTCCTGCCTGATGGACAGGGAGATCCGGAGGGGAGGGATCACTCCAATAAAAATAGCAAGGGGGAGCCCGGGCATTTCAAATTTGCTATTTGCTAATGACAGTCTGATCTTCTTCAaggcttgcaaagaagaagcaaaaaCCATCGTAGAGATTCTGGACAGATTCCAGAAGGGTTCGGGTCAATTACTGAGTAACAACAAGTGTTCGGTTTTGTTTAGCGAGATATGTCCAGCCTCAAATCAACTCGAGGTGAAATCTAAACTGCAAATCACGACATCTACCTTTGAAAGCAAATATCTAGGTTTGCCCACCCACGAGGGCCGAATGAAAGAAGAGCAATTTCAACCAATCATGGAAAGATTCGTGAAGAGATGCTCTGACTGGAATGAGTGATATATGTCCCATGATGCAAAAGAAACCCTTGTAAAATCTGTATTACAAGCCCTCCCCACCTACTGTATGAGTGTGTTTAAGATGACACAAGGTTTCTGTGATAAGTATGAAAGACTAATCAGAGATTTTTGGTGGGGGGAGGAAAATGGGCATCGAAAAGTCCATTGGATGGCATGGGACCGGATGACAAAACCTAAGAGGGGAGGGGGCATTGGGTTTAGGGACATGAGTCTCTTTAACCAAGCCCTTCTAGCTAGGCAAGCATGGAGGTTGATCCAACGTCCAGATAGCTTGTGTGCACGGGTGCTAAAATCTAAGTACTATCCACACGGGGAGCTTATTGATACTGTCTTTGCATCCGAGGCCTCTCCTATTTGGCGTGGAATTGAACATGGACTGGAACTTCTAAAAGCAGGACTAATTTGGAGAATCGGTGATGGGAGGAAGATAAACATCCAGAGAGACAATTGGATACCTCGAAGGGAAGGCCTAAACCCAGCCAAGTTCATTCGAAGGTCCAGACTTCGTTGGGTCAATCAATTGATGCAACTCGATGGTAGCGGATGGAACACAGAGCTGATTCACCAATTATTCTATATGTTTGATGCGGAGGAGATCTGCAGCATAAGATTACCTAGAACAGGGGGCTCCGATATGTTGGCCTGGCACTACGAAAAGTCAGGCGTGTTCTAGGTGAGGAGTGCGTATAGACTGGCGGTATCGATCCGAAATCAGTCAAATACCACCACCTCGAGCTCGTCAGGCGAGGCTGATGATCGTAGCATATGGGACATAATCTGGAAGGCCAAAGTGCCAGAGAAAGTGAAGGTGTTCGGGTGGAGGGTCGCAACCGGCACTCTGGCCACAAAGAGGAACAAGTGGAAGCGTACTCTAGAAGCTGACAACACGTGTAACATATGTGGGGCGTGTGAGGAGGATGAATTCCACGCTGTCGTAGCCTGTACGAAGAGTAGAGGATTGAGACACGCCATGAGGAACCACTGGGACCTCCCGGGCGAGCAATTCTTTAGGAACACGGGCGAGGACTGGCTGCAGAACCTGCTTGGTCCTTGCAACCAAGAGACCAGAACTAGAATCCTGCTACTACTTTGGCGCAGCTGGTTTTTTCGAGGCGACTGCACCCATAGTACAAGGAAGGAGTCAATCTGTCGATCCTCAGTTTTCTTGTTACAGTATGAGGAGGATCTCCACACATGTGTGCTTGGGAGTGTACCTGATCCGAAAGGCAAAAATGCTCTAGCCCAGGTAGGACATGATGCAGTTCATGGACCCAGAGTGTGTATACATGGGGAGGAGCCTGAGGCGCCTGCATCAGATCAGTGGGATCCCCTAGAGACGGGTACAGTTAAACTTAACACGGATACATGTTTTTTGGCTGCTAATGGGTCCTCTCAGGTCGGTGCAATCGCTCGCGATCATTGGGGTGTGGTTCTCTTCTCACTATCCGAACGAGGGGGGCATTGTAAATCTGTAGAGGAAGCTGAGGCGCAATCAACCTAGCTGGTCTGAATGTGATGTCGGAGCTGCACAACGGCTCCCTCATACTGGAGACGGATTGCAAAGCCTTGGCCGATAATCTGAATTTGGGCGGCAGATGTTTGTCAGCGTGCTTTCCAGTGATCGAGGATATCAAACAGGAATTCACTAAATTCAGCAATGTGAAAGTTCAGTACGCCAACAGGAAGAAGAATATGATGGCCCATTTACTGGCTGCCCGTGCTAGGACGATGGGAGACCTGCTATGTGTGCCGGGAGTACCGGAGGACCTGTTGGGCGACCTGATTGCCGACTTTGGGTTGGCTGAAGAGTAATTTTGTTACTCTtgtacctcaaaaaaaaaaaggaaagaataCTGGTAGTCAGTTAAATGTTTGACACGAAATCAACCCGATTAACAAAATTCAAACCAAACTCTGACACCTGACGTGTTGTAATCGAATCAATCGGAAACTAACTAACCTCTTGGCCGCAAGGAAACACCGTCCGGGGTCACCGCCGCTCTTGATAAAATCGGAGAAACCCAGAAAAAAAAGGACTAAACGAGATACTGAGAGCCGAAGACCTAAATTCCGTAGAGAAAACTCGCATCGCCGCCGCTGCCTAGATCGCCGGGCGCCGCCATGTCGACCCCGGGCGCCGCCTACTACGCTTCCCTCGCGCGCAAGCAGTACTTCTGCTACCAATGCAACCGCACCGTCCtcatcgccgcctccgccgcggccgccgGCGAGCTCTCATGCCCCGACTGCCGCGGCGACTTCCTGGAGGAGGTCACCGTCCCCGCCCCCACCATCCTccccttccccttcgccttcccccCTATGATGCCCACCGCCTCCTCCCCGTcccgatcctcctcctcctccaccgccgcgccCCCCTCCAGCGACCTCTCCAACTTCCTCACCAGCATCCTCGACCTCCAGGAGGGCCGCCGCGTTAGGTCCAGGAGCGGGAGCGGTGCCGCCTCGGCCGCTGGCACGGCCACGCCTGAGAACGAGCCGGAGTCCTTCGACCCGCTCGTGTTTTTCCAGAACTACATCCACACCCTCATGGAGGGGGGCGCCAACATCCAGGTGCTCCTCGACGACGCCAGCGTCAACCTCGCCCCCGGCCTAGGCGGCCGTGCCGGTGGGACAAGCTACGGGGACTACTTCGTCGGCCCGGGACTGGAGCAACTCATCGAGCAGCTCGCCGAGAACGATCCCAACCGCTATGGCACGCCGCCGGCTGCCAAGTCCGCCCTGACCACTCTTCCTGACGTCGTTGTCACCGATGCCATGGTTGCGGCGGCAGAGGGCGCCGAGTGTGCTGTGTGCAAGGAAGATTTCTCACCTGGAGATGGGGCCAAGCAGATGCCCTGCAAGCATATCTACCACGCAGATTGCATCGTACCCTGGTTGGAGCTCCACAATTCGTGCCCCATTTGTCGCTTTGAGCTGCCCACCGATGATCCTGATTATGAGGGCAATAAGGCCTCAAACGCACAGTCAGCTGTTGgtatcgctgctgctgctgcatctgGGAGCTCTGGTGCTGCTgaggaaggaggggaggagagTGGGGAGGCTGCAAGGGTGGTGGAAAGGAGATTCAATGTGTCATTGGCTTGGCCGTTTGGTGGATTGGCAGGTCAAACACCACAGCAAGATGGGAACAATGCCGGTGCTGGCAGTAGCTCACAGGACAGCGGTTCGCAGGATGGAGCTGGTGGCAGTAACAAAAATTGAACACAAATCTGTGATCAGTTGGAGGTATTTACATCTTTAAACACAGCCTTTTGTATCGGATGCAACTTGGTAGACTAGATTATATCCTGTTAATAACTCTTTGATTGTAGCAGAAATTGCTTCAATTCCTGTTTACTATTCTTTTCTTGACTAGTGGAGAAAGAACTACCCATGTTTACAGAATAGTTTGCTAAATGCAATTACATTTCATAATCATAAACGGTTAGGACTTAAAAGCTGGAGATGCTATAGTACAAACTTGACTGTTCACATCAATTTCAGGCATATCTCTGATGTGGTGGTTTTGTGTCATTGTAGTATCAGCAACAGTTGCATATGCTCATTAAGACTTGTATATAAGTTTGTAATAATAAGCTATTCGTATTAAACAGTAGGAAGGTGTTATCACAATGATACACTACTGAAATTTTATTTGATGACCAAGCCTATCTTCTACTTATAGAGGTTTGTTGGTTTGCTCGAAACATATCATAACAAATTTCGTAAGAAACAAAAAAGCTGTCGCTGCATTTTGATGTCGTTTATCCTCTCCACGTGGATGATTTAGGAAGAGGAACAATATAATTTTTTTCCCAGAATGATCACAACACGCTGATGCAGATCTTAGGCGCAGTCAGGGATGAGCTTTGCCAGTGGTGCGCACTTGGGAGCCCTAGGCATCTAAGTTCCCATAGTGGCTCCAGTTAATCATCAATGCACAAACCTTATAGGCTAACACATTTTCGTTCTGGccgttttctcttttattttgacTAGAAGATAGTTGCCTGTGTGTTGCAACGGGGGAATAAATATTATAGTAGAGATTTACCTGCCCATATTTGGTAAGCACTTATTATCTTACCAAAGAAAACAGAATTTTATTCGGCAAGTCAATAAATGGTGGGGCAGGGAGGTAGTCTTTATGGAAAAACCGATAGAAAAACCAGAGACGAGAgggaaaaaattaaaaagggagaGGAAGGAGGGGATGTACGTAAGGTTGGACGAAGGAGGAACGGACAACAGAACTTTACGTCTTCTTTAAGTAGgagagatttttttttcttttagtttttggTTTGCACTTTGGGTCGACTAAGTTTGTTGGATGATCCAGACTCTAGTCTCATCCACGCACAGACATCTAGTTTCACTAGCTGTCTTAGAAGATCATATGTGTTGATTAGGTTCTTTTAGTGAGGATCCTATCATTCTGCATATATAAGCAGAAGAGGGTCTTGAAATTTCACCGTTCTCAAATCATTTGTTGCGAGTCAATCTACTTCAAATAGACCAATAAATTTACGTATACATTTCAGGAATTCAAAACATCTCTTCTTTTTTCTGCAATTCTAGTTTTTTTAGTTAAGAGGCTGTTGCTTTCAAGTCAAAATGTCAGCAATGAATCATAATGCCATTTATGTTCTCTCAAGTGTGATAATTTTGTTGACTGTACTGTGGCTGTCACTTTTATCATCTCTCCGGTGAAGTCAGTAGGTTATTGAGAGACTTTGTCATACGCGAGTGTGAGTGCATGGCCTCTCACATAAATTTTATTTTTTACTTTGTTGGGTATTACATTAATTTTGTTAGTTTGGATGCTTCTCTTTGGTTAGTTTCTTTCGAACAGGTAGATATAATTATTTGATACTACTGTTAAGGATTATTAGTATTGGTCTATGAGTCCTTATTAGTCTATGTTTAGTTTCCTTACACCTCAAgtcatgtgtaatatatatatgcccCTTGGGCCTTCAATAAAGATAAGTTGCTTTCCTAACAACTAGCAGTTACGCCAAGTCATTTGTAGAAAAGAGGTTTGGACTGTATCTTGTTTGATCAAGCGAAACACAACAGTTTTGCTCAGAGCAGCAACTCATGTAAGACGCCTTTTGTCCATTCAACCAGCTAGCAGGCAACCATGTATGGGATATTCGAAAATTAAATAGGAATAGGGAGAGATGCCTTGCCTTGTCTAAGGCTTCTAAACTTCTGATACTTTTGTCGGGTTGGGTGCACACAACTTGACATTGATATGGGCCCTTCCTTTGCACAACTCCTGTTCAAATCTGCCTCTTGTGTAATCCCTTGTTTGGATGCATTTGAGGATAGAATTTGTTGATCATTGCCTCCTTGATTTGTTTAGATTGGCTGGCCAATTTTTTTTACAGTTGCTACAGTCTTTTGTGACCAGCCAGCTAATGGTATAGTTCATTCTGGTTCTGACAAAATATGTAGCAGAGAGATCAAGATAAGGTGCTCTGTTATTAGTTATTAGGAACTCTGTATTCGTCCGCTAAGAAGTTGAGAACCTTGTTGTCAGCATAATTATGTTTTCATAAGTTTTCCACAAGTTATCCGTATACGAGCACCCAGGTATCAGTCCCTACTCCACGAGAGGACCATAGTTATCTGTCCCTACTCCGGCATCATTTCCGGAATGTTTGCTTTTTGCAAGCGTCACTTTAGAACAAAAATGGTGAACAGATTAAAATATGCATTCCTTTCAAGATTTTTTTTGCATATATTTAGaaaagtttttttttcatttcttgcATATTCTCATTGGGTTCTCTACTCAGTTATAGTGACCATGATCTTCATGCTTGCTGTTTTGTTGGTTGTTGGTTTGGCTGTTGAATGATTACACAGTAATATCTCACAAAGTATGATTGATGGCTTCAATTGTTGAAGAATGCTCAAATACATGTTCTGTGCAAATTTCTTTGACGTCTTCCCTTCAGGCCTGTTTGGTTAGAAATATATTTTTCTAGGTTCAGATTGCATTCACAGTCCCCATTGTTTCCTTTGTATTTTTTTTGTGTGACTCCTCTGGCAGCCGCTTTATTGGACTGTCCTGGCTACTCATCTCTTATGTGTTATATCCATCATTCGTCAATTAGCCATCCAAGGATATAGCTATTGACCACAT is from Triticum aestivum cultivar Chinese Spring chromosome 1B, IWGSC CS RefSeq v2.1, whole genome shotgun sequence and encodes:
- the LOC123122080 gene encoding E3 ubiquitin-protein ligase RING1-like; its protein translation is MSTPGAAYYASLARKQYFCYQCNRTVLIAASAAAAGELSCPDCRGDFLEEVTVPAPTILPFPFAFPPMMPTASSPSRSSSSSTAAPPSSDLSNFLTSILDLQEGRRVRSRSGSGAASAAGTATPENEPESFDPLVFFQNYIHTLMEGGANIQVLLDDASVNLAPGLGGRAGGTSYGDYFVGPGLEQLIEQLAENDPNRYGTPPAAKSALTTLPDVVVTDAMVAAAEGAECAVCKEDFSPGDGAKQMPCKHIYHADCIVPWLELHNSCPICRFELPTDDPDYEGNKASNAQSAVGIAAAAASGSSGAAEEGGEESGEAARVVERRFNVSLAWPFGGLAGQTPQQDGNNAGAGSSSQDSGSQDGAGGSNKN